From the genome of Mustela lutreola isolate mMusLut2 chromosome 16, mMusLut2.pri, whole genome shotgun sequence, one region includes:
- the HPN gene encoding serine protease hepsin isoform X1 encodes MAEKEGGRTVPCCSGPKVAALTAGTLLFLTGIGAASWAIVTFLLKSDQEPLYPVQVSPADARLMVFDDTEGTWRLLCSSRSNARVAGLGCEEMGFLRALSHSELDVRTAGANSTSGFFCVDEGRLPLARRLLEVISVCDCPRGRFLATVCQDCGRRKLPVDRIVGGQDTSLGKWPWQVSLRYDGAHLCGGSLLSGDWVLTAAHCFPERNRVLSRWRVFAGAVAQASPHGLQLGVQAVIYHGAYLPFRDPNSEENSNDIALVHLASPLPLTEYIQPVCLPAAGQALVHGKICTVTGWGNTQYYGQQAGVLQEARVPIISNEVCNGPDFYANQIKPKMFCAGFPEGGIDACQGDSGGPFVCEDSISRTPRWRLCGIVSWGTGCALAQKPGVYTKVSDFREWIFQAIKLSFSRLTPKPAAW; translated from the exons ATGGCGGAGAAGGAGG GTGGCCGGACGGTGCCATGCTGTTCCGGACCCAAGGTGGCAGCTCTCACTGCGGGGACCCTGCTGTTCCTGACAGGCATCGGGGCAGCGTCCTGGGCCATTG TGACCTTTCTACTCAAGAGTGATCAAGAGCCGCTGTATCCGG TGCAGGTCAGCCCGGCCGACGCCCGACTCATGGTGTTCGACGACACGGAGGGCACGTGGCGGCTGCTGTGCTCCTCGCGCTCCAACGCCAGGGTGGCGGGCCTTGGCTGCGAGGAGATGGGCTTCCTTAG GGCCCTGAGCCACTCGGAGCTGGACGTGCGGACCGCGGGCGCCAACAGCACGTCAGGCTTCTTCTGCGTGGACGAGGGGAGGCTGCCGCTGGCCCGGAGGCTGCTCGAGGTCATCTCTGTGTG TGACTGCCCCAGGGGCCGTTTCCTAGCTACCGTCTGCCAAG ACTGTGGCCGAAGGAAGCTGCCTGTGGATCGCATCGTGGGAGGCCAAGATACCAGCCTGGGCAAGTGGCCATGGCAAGTCAGTCTTCGTTACGATGGGGCACACCTCTGCGGAGGGTCCCTGCTCTCTGGGGACTGGGTGCTGACAGCTGCCCACTGTTTCCCTGA GCGGAACCGGGTCCTGTCTCGGTGGCGAGTGTTTGCCGGCGCCGTGGCCCAGGCCTCCCCCCATGGCCTGCAGCTGGGGGTGCAGGCAGTCATCTACCACGGGGCCTACCTCCCCTTTCGAGACCCCAACAGTGAGGAAAACAGCAATGACATCGCCCTGGTCCACCtggccagccccctgcccctcacAG AATACATCCAGCCTGTGTGCCTCCCGGCTGCCGGCCAGGCACTGGTGCATGGCAAGATCTGTACTGTGACTGGCTGGGGCAACACGCAGTATTACG GCCAACAGGCTGGGGTACTCCAGGAGGCCCGAGTCCCCATAATCAGCAATGAGGTCTGCAATGGCCCCGACTTCTACGCGAACCAGATCAAGCCCAAGATGTTCTGTGCCGGCTTCCCCGAGGGCGGCATTGATGCGTGCCAG ggTGACAGTGGTGGCCCCTTCGTGTGTGAGGACAGCATCTCTCGGACGCCACGTTGGCGGCTGTGTGGCATCGTGAGCTGGGGTACCGGTTGTGCCCTGGCCCAGAAGCCAGGTGTCTACACCAAAGTCAGTGACTTCCGGGAGTGGATCTTCCAGGCCATAAAG ttgtctttctccagacTCACTCCGAAGCCAGCGGCATGGTGA
- the HPN gene encoding serine protease hepsin isoform X2, with protein sequence MAEKEGGRTVPCCSGPKVAALTAGTLLFLTGIGAASWAIVTFLLKSDQEPLYPVQVSPADARLMVFDDTEGTWRLLCSSRSNARVAGLGCEEMGFLRALSHSELDVRTAGANSTSGFFCVDEGRLPLARRLLEVISVCDCPRGRFLATVCQDCGRRKLPVDRIVGGQDTSLGKWPWQVSLRYDGAHLCGGSLLSGDWVLTAAHCFPERNRVLSRWRVFAGAVAQASPHGLQLGVQAVIYHGAYLPFRDPNSEENSNDIALVHLASPLPLTEYIQPVCLPAAGQALVHGKICTVTGWGNTQYYGQQAGVLQEARVPIISNEVCNGPDFYANQIKPKMFCAGFPEGGIDACQGDSGGPFVCEDSISRTPRWRLCGIVSWGTGCALAQKPGVYTKVSDFREWIFQAIKTHSEASGMVTQL encoded by the exons ATGGCGGAGAAGGAGG GTGGCCGGACGGTGCCATGCTGTTCCGGACCCAAGGTGGCAGCTCTCACTGCGGGGACCCTGCTGTTCCTGACAGGCATCGGGGCAGCGTCCTGGGCCATTG TGACCTTTCTACTCAAGAGTGATCAAGAGCCGCTGTATCCGG TGCAGGTCAGCCCGGCCGACGCCCGACTCATGGTGTTCGACGACACGGAGGGCACGTGGCGGCTGCTGTGCTCCTCGCGCTCCAACGCCAGGGTGGCGGGCCTTGGCTGCGAGGAGATGGGCTTCCTTAG GGCCCTGAGCCACTCGGAGCTGGACGTGCGGACCGCGGGCGCCAACAGCACGTCAGGCTTCTTCTGCGTGGACGAGGGGAGGCTGCCGCTGGCCCGGAGGCTGCTCGAGGTCATCTCTGTGTG TGACTGCCCCAGGGGCCGTTTCCTAGCTACCGTCTGCCAAG ACTGTGGCCGAAGGAAGCTGCCTGTGGATCGCATCGTGGGAGGCCAAGATACCAGCCTGGGCAAGTGGCCATGGCAAGTCAGTCTTCGTTACGATGGGGCACACCTCTGCGGAGGGTCCCTGCTCTCTGGGGACTGGGTGCTGACAGCTGCCCACTGTTTCCCTGA GCGGAACCGGGTCCTGTCTCGGTGGCGAGTGTTTGCCGGCGCCGTGGCCCAGGCCTCCCCCCATGGCCTGCAGCTGGGGGTGCAGGCAGTCATCTACCACGGGGCCTACCTCCCCTTTCGAGACCCCAACAGTGAGGAAAACAGCAATGACATCGCCCTGGTCCACCtggccagccccctgcccctcacAG AATACATCCAGCCTGTGTGCCTCCCGGCTGCCGGCCAGGCACTGGTGCATGGCAAGATCTGTACTGTGACTGGCTGGGGCAACACGCAGTATTACG GCCAACAGGCTGGGGTACTCCAGGAGGCCCGAGTCCCCATAATCAGCAATGAGGTCTGCAATGGCCCCGACTTCTACGCGAACCAGATCAAGCCCAAGATGTTCTGTGCCGGCTTCCCCGAGGGCGGCATTGATGCGTGCCAG ggTGACAGTGGTGGCCCCTTCGTGTGTGAGGACAGCATCTCTCGGACGCCACGTTGGCGGCTGTGTGGCATCGTGAGCTGGGGTACCGGTTGTGCCCTGGCCCAGAAGCCAGGTGTCTACACCAAAGTCAGTGACTTCCGGGAGTGGATCTTCCAGGCCATAAAG acTCACTCCGAAGCCAGCGGCATGGTGACCCAGCTCTGA